The Hypanus sabinus isolate sHypSab1 chromosome 31, sHypSab1.hap1, whole genome shotgun sequence genome window below encodes:
- the LOC132383756 gene encoding histone H1-like encodes MTETAPAETAPPAAPAAAKKTPKKKAAARSKPTGPSLGEQIDKIVAGCHDRKGMSGVAIMKALADSGVDVAKRRHQVKMSIRRKVESGSLVQAKGSGISGSFKSGKGETAVKVVKKANKPAAKKSPGKKLGAKKPAAKKAGAKKPATKKAGGKKPAAKKAGGKKPAAKKAAPKPKSPKKAAAPKTKAVKKPKSKSAKPKKTAVKK; translated from the coding sequence ATGACTGAGACAGCACCCGCCGAAACGGCTCCTCCAGCCGCACCGGCCGCCGCAAAGAAGACTCCCAAGAAGAAGGCGGCTGCCCGGAGCAAACCAACCGGTCCCTCGCTGGGCGAACAGATCGATAAGATCGTGGCGGGTTGTCACGATAGGAAGGGTATGTCCGGTGTGGCCATCATGAAGGCTCTGGCCGACAGCGGTGTCGATGTGGCGAAACGTCGCCACCAGGTCAAAATGAGCATCAGGAGGAAAGTGGAAAGCGGCTCCTTGGTTCAGGCCAAGGGCTCGGGTATTTCGGGATCCTTTAAATCCGGTAAAGGGGAAACTGCCgtgaaggtggtgaagaaagcgaacAAGCCAGCGGCAAAGAAATCTCCCGGCAAGAAGCTTGGCGCCAAGAAACCAGCGGCTAAAAAGGCGGGAGCAAAGAAACCAGCGACTAAGAAAGCGGGAGGTAAGAAACCCGCGGCTAAGAAAGCGGGAGGTAAGAAACCCGCGGCTAAGAAAGCGGCGCCGAAGCCCAAGAGCCCCAAGAAAGCCGCAGCCCCGAAGACGAAGGCGGTCAAGAAGCCGAAGTCGAAATCCGCGAAACCCAAGAAGACAGCAGTCAAAAAGTGA
- the LOC132383768 gene encoding histone H3-like, whose amino-acid sequence MARTKQTARKSTGGKAPRKQLATKAARKSAPATGGVKKPHRYRPGTVSLREIRRYQKSTELLIRKLPFQRLVREIAQDFKTDLRFQSSAVMALQEASEAYLVGLFEDTNLCAIHAKRVTIMPKDIQLARRIRGERA is encoded by the coding sequence ATGGCCCGCACCAAGCAGACAGCGCGCAAATCGACTGGCGGAAAAGCTCCTCGCAAACAGTTGGCGACCAAAGCGGCGCGGAAGAGCGCTCCCGCCACCGGCGGAGTGAAGAAGCCTCATCGCTACCGGCCCGGCACCGTGTCTCTGAGGGAGATCCGGCGCTACCAGAAATCCACCGAGCTGCTCATCCGCAAACTTCCCTTCCAGCGCCTGGTCCGGGAGATCGCTCAGGACTTCAAAACCGATCTGCGTTTCCAGAGCTCGGCCGTCATGGCCCTGCAGGAGGCAAGTGAGGCTTACCTGGTCGGTCTCTTTGAGGACACTAACCTGTGCGCCATCCACGCCAAGCGAGTCACCATTATGCCCAAGGACATCCAGTTGGCCCGCCGCATCCGCGGGGAGCGCGCCTAA
- the LOC132383833 gene encoding histone H4 produces the protein MSGRGKGGKGLGKGGAKRHRKVLRDNIQGITKPAIRRLARRGGVKRISGLIYEETRGVLKVFLENVIRDAVTYTEHAKRKTVTAMDVVYALKRQGRTLYGFGG, from the coding sequence ATGtctggcagagggaaaggaggcaAAGGACTGGGCAAAGGCGGAGCCAAGCGGCACCGTAAAGTGCTCCGTGATAACATCCAGGGCATCACCAAACCGGCCATCCGGCGTCTGGCTCGCCGTGGCGGCGTCAAGCGGATCTCGGGTCTGATCTACGAGGAGACCCGCGGggtgctgaaggttttcctggAGAATGTGATCCGGGATGCGGTCACCTACACTGAACACGCCAAGCGCAAGACGGTCACTGCCATGGATGTGGTGTACGCTCTGAAACGCCAGGGCCGCACTCTCTATGGCTTCGGCGGCTGA